The Primulina tabacum isolate GXHZ01 chromosome 1, ASM2559414v2, whole genome shotgun sequence genome contains the following window.
tattgttagctTTCAATTTGACCTCCAATAAATTTCGGTGATAAAGTGATGGTATGTTTTCAGTTCGTTGTAGTAATGTCTCGTGCTAAGTGACTGTTGGTTGTTCTGTTATATCCTGATAAACAGACATCCAAGACGATCCTCGAAACATATACAAGAGgggacgaatctgttttaagaacACTATACTTCGTACATGCTTCGATTTGGTTTACTTTAAGCTTTGTTCCACTGTGTTTTCTTCATCATTTGGTTCACTGGTTTTTACGAAAATTTACTGTACTTTTTCGCTCGATATATTGTGCAACACAAACAACCTATGAACTCGATGAATCTCAAACTTTAATTACATATTGAAATTCATTCAAATATTTAAAGATCGCTCCGCCACAtaagaaaatataaattatatcgaAGCATGGTATAGTATTTTTAAGACCTTTGATCAAATGTAAGTGACTGATTTATTATCCGGCTCTACCATGTAATTTTAACTCTAAAAGAACATGGACAAATTAAGTGACAGGCGAAAATATGCAAGAAAATTTATGCAAAAAACAAAAGTTTGATACACAAATTAGATTATAAGGCAAATATAATGTACGAGACTACATATTCCATAATACAAAGTGAGCTTATGGAACCAATTCAACTTCGTCCAATGCATAGTTGTTTGTCGATACATTCGCATAATTCACTTTGTTAAACCTCACCACCACTGGGTAACGAGTCTTTGGATCCTGCAAATTTatattaaacatgcatatatatacatacaccaacattcaaatcagatatatatacatatatatatatatatatatatatatatatatatatatgttgatgaAGTCTCACCTGGTCAACCGCGACAACTGAGCCAACACCCTTGAACCAGTACGATTCCTTCCTCAGAATTTTAACCTGCCAAGCTCATCCATAAATctaaattcaaatcatatttatCTCTTGAATCTATCAAACTTTCATTTCTTCGACATGATGTATGGATTTGAATTTAGAGTCTATTCCAAAATGATCAAATCAAATATTGTAGTATCTAGCTAAATTACCTTGGAGCCTCTAGGAGGGCCAACTGGTGCTGGCTTGGCTTCTACTTTAGGCTCTTTTGCCGGGGCTACTGGTTCTGGATCAGGCTGTGCGTCCGCCGGTTCCAAGCCACCCTCGGCGGCGCGGGCCACTAACCTTGACTGGTTGAAGTTGTTCTTGGCGTAGAAGGAAACCATAACGGGTCTAGGGGTGGTTGTGTTGGAGGTGACATTCGGTGCCACCACGAATCCACAAGCTGCCGCCATGCCACAGGTCGCCATTGCTTCTTTCCTGCGAGGTTTCTTGATGCTAAGTTTGTGAAGATTCGAACGATATTGTTTGGCATACAAATGTAGGAAtggaataaaaattttaagagaGGGAGGGGGTTTGGGTTACTGGGATATCTTTGTTCCAGGGCTGTGATTAATTCTTGGAAAGCGTTGGTGTTGATTTGGCCAATGAGAGAATGGAACGTGGTCACCATATCCCATTCTTTTGGATAATGTCATCTTACCCCccattttttgtatttttttattttctcttaTCCATTTCAAAATTTCTTGGATATTTTGGAAATACAATGCTCGAACGTCTGATCTTTGActttatgttttgagttttattattataataaggtCTGTATTTAAACTTAAGGGGCATGAAAATTGAATTTACAAGCTTTCCATATCCTacacattatttttttatttctatttgATCAATGCTTTGGTGGAATAATTTGAATTTGTGGGAGAATTTCAAATCCGATGACAAAATTGGATGATGTATTTGAAATTGAAGCAAAAAATGTACACGTACAACACAAGAAATTTCAAATCGTTATGAATTTGAAACGCTTATTTGAAAtcaaatatattcaaaaatCGTTTTAGTCAAATGCAATATTTGAGAAagcataacataataaaaacttaaatacaaaattatataaGAAAAACATACAccaatataattatattttataaaaatatttaaatatacgGAGGTCGAGCATGCCAAGTGACCTGGTCACGGCCGGGTCTGACTCGATCGGTTAGAAAATCCCGACCCTTATAGGACGTTACCGGTCCATGTTCTCAACCCGATAGTACGGGTCCAGTTAACCATTAGGTGAGGATCCGATTCAACCCTTGTATAcatattttttacaaaaatattaattgttaAATTTAAAGAATAACAAAAAAATGTTTGCATGTATAGGGTTAATGGATGAAAATTAAGCATAAAAAATTCGAAACAATAGCACTGAGATTCGAACCCAGACTCAAAGTGTGCAAAGGAGCTGCCGGAAAATTTCAATGTAGCATGGAAAGCTTCACAAATCATGCTTTCAACCTTTCCTTCTTAAACGGTTGCCCTAGCGTGAGGGATAATGCCTGGTAAATCCAGGAAGCATGGGGCCGCGGTATGATAGTATTCAAGTTTTCAAGGCaatacaaaaatatataaaaagtgATTGCATTTACATAGTATAACAGTATAAGTTATCAAAGAATCAACTTTTTGTATAGAGGAATCAAATCTTACGTAGTTATCTTACTTTTGCATATTTATCTTTAAGAATGACGTTGCTCAATCAATCACATTTTTTCTCGTCTTTGTTCATGAGGATGTTCCCTCAGTTTCGTTTTggtcttctgcatcacttttaACATTTTGTGTGCGGGTACTGGCTTTTGACCAATTATTGAGCAAACATTTAGCTTCCAAATTTTCTGTCCTTAAACTAGAATGTTTATCATctaatgtatttttatgataCTAAAAGTTTGCTCCACTGCAACTGTTGAAACAGGGCAAGTTAGAATTTCTTTTGCCATTGTATACAAAATTGGATAAGATGTGTTTTTGGCGACCATCATCGCAATATGTCAAAAATGTCCATCTGCATCACTAAAATCAAAAGTAGTGGTAAAATAATTCTCAAGTTCCTAACTGAAACTTCATTGATGTTTCGtcttttcttttaataaaaGTGTGTTAGTAATTTTAGAAGTGATATTACTAGAAGTAATGTATTGTAGTTTATGTGAACAATTTTTCCATCATATTTAGTGCTATAtcattataaatataatataaatgagTTCTAATATTAAACAATCGATGAGGTAGATGGAAAAATTTCTAGAGTAGGgtataaataatcataatataatgTTAGCATTTTTCGTAAACCATCTAATTTAAGTTTTGAATCTAAAACAAAAgcacataaaaatatttcaagaatttctaaaaaatatttttctcattttgtATTAATGACATAAATACATTGAACTAAAACGTTATTACTAGATTTAATATGTTAACTAAAAATCAGTGTTCTAAAAAGTGGTAGGCAATCTGTGTTCGGCTATATAACGCCTAGCGCCTAGTCGTTAAGAGGCCACCTAGGTGGTTTTTcaaatttgtttttaaaatatttagaacattatatattaatatattttaattattttgtattttaattttgtttttggatATTATATCATTGTTTGATATTGAGGATAGAACATggcaaataaaaaaaagatgatttttaattttaaaattttaaatcattatttaaattaattaaatatcatcATTGTGATATTCCTCTTCTTCGAATGCAAAATCATTTTTGTAAAGTTTTATCGCTCTAGATTACATATGAAAATGAAGTTTGATATGTCAGACAAACCAACAAAACACTTTTCTTGTTAGATATTGgtttaaaacatataaaaaaattacctttaattttgttaattagattttttattttaattgaaagaccaaaaatttttaaaaaaaccaaaataaaaaaaaaatcattaccGCCTAGGCCAGCCAAGATTGGCCGACTAGCCTTTTTTCTAGGTGGTCGGCTGCCGACTAAGCTGCTTTTTAGAACAGTGCTAAAAATACATTCACTATTACAATAATGTGTTAAAACTAAATAAGAAGTATGATAATAAACATCGGTGAAGGATTGTTTGCTCAGCATCTTTGgaatgcttcaaacaaaatattctccaatgagctgcaatagctcgtgttctaagaatattaacaccgatgaattaaatcgagtttgattaagaaaaccaagcggaagaaactcgaagtaattcttcgtgaagaagactgttatattagaaagcattttatcttatgtaaactgaataaccgaaaagggatagattagtttttgcattcatcagttcagttatggtaacaactgaactgatggatactctaactgattcaaacaatttgaaaacaatagttagtcagttaaatacacaagatatgtttatggatgttcggagactttaactgctcctacgtcaccccttctaccgtcTCGGGTAGGATACacaagaagactttgatttatacaaacacttgtacaaatccactcagctaggacttacccactgcctaaactgaactcctagactagactgaaggcatcaccttccagtcaacacttctttaatgtctatgtgagaaagactacatacacaaatttaacatctttgtgcaagactgtatttgagtggttgagagtgtCTGTGTGTGtgacaactgaacaaggatgttctcatacactgagggaaatacgcTTTTAATCTAAGCTGATCTAtctgtgaagagttccctcgactgtgctgaatgcttctcttaagctgatatgactttgaagcgtgcccttttcttttctctcttcaattttatatatttgagtcttcactgatcttctctttatataggcgggaaaactgatcTTACAGTGAAACTCgtttattgtatctgttgcatcttgaattcgtttcttggactttgtgtctcgacttttcgaccaCCCTTCtaaacattttgtctttaatgcactgatgcaacgtccattattgtcctttgactggataatggctttgtaccttcacgtacagctggattcctcTTGAAAGAGTTTGTATTCATcctaactgaaagattctgactgatgcttcgaactggtcagttgaactgaatctttcagttgggctggtgaaatcagttgactcgtcagtggaactgatttcacactcgttcaattggactgatcagctgagTTTCTTCATCAggtgaacactccttcggctggccaagCTTCTGAGATTttcctgctgaatcacctatcaactggtcaatcagctagctggactgctcaattgacgtaaccagttagactgattcattttgtgcgatcagttgggtctttagttttgcgatgtaaaacatctcgtgagtgatcttagatgctgcacactaaggtagatcattagtaacacaattaacaagttttgttatcatcaaaatcaagattacgaacttgaaaagttccaacaatcggATAATTGATCACTAGCACCAttgaaaacttttaaaatttcacaaataCTAGTGTATATATTCCATTGATTTACAAACAAATAAATATCATGAGCTTGAACatgttaatgaaaaataaatataataaatcttTATATTGAAAAGAAGATAAGAACAAATTATATGTTGAATTTCAACGTGTTAGAACGTCCTATGCAAATTTTTTAGGCCTCATATCATTGATTTTGCAAAATTTTCTCCGTTGTTTCATAACTTGGGAATGAATCCATAGATAATTAATTGCGGTATTAATTGGTTTAATATGTGATTATAAATTTTTCAGTTCATCTTGAACacgcaaatttaaaatatgacatGTGCACttattatgaaaaaatttactACCTAGTGATGATTTACATTTTTTAATAAACTCATTAGCAATAGAAATATTTGTACTACTATTAtcaaaagaaattgaaaaaacttgaaaagttaaataatattcttctaaataataaataaaagttgaaaaatattttgtgtcgTTTTTAGTTCGTTAAAACATCAGTATGAAAGCAATATTTTTTGAATGTTTCAAGAACTATCAATCCAATTATATGTAATACTCATATATGAACAACTTTGTCAATGATCATTTCAAATATCTGAATAGAaagaaattttattatttaaacgaTCAAATTCTTTAATTGATAGTTTTTTCAAcgattatttttttaagtatGTGTTTTAGTGTATTTCGcgtcacgccccgagactcgggtttgacaccggcgttgtttaacaatcacacaatcgaaacaacaagccttttgtagtacagtataaaccgaaatcagtttataaatcataatctcaaagaaataaccattgtctttacaataccGAAATATCAAAAAACGACAGagttaatgcggaaacgtaaatctGAATAACAATAATGAACTTTAACTTAATCTAATTCTTGAACCATCACCATCCCCATAATTGTTCGGACTCTTCTTCCTCGAGTTCTTCTTCGGGTTTCATGGCTCTGCAAGCTTGAGATGCGGAAAGCAGTTATTTCCATTCCTTGGATCTACCTTGGTACACGACTTTCTCCTGATTCGGAGTTATGAGTTTGACTTTCTTCCCTTTACAATCTACCATTGCGTTgttcttggctaaccaatccatccctaagATGATGTCGAAATCGACCATGATCAACTGTATCAAGTCAGCGCTAAAAGTCTGATTACTGATACTAATCTTACAATCTCTGTAAATTTCGTAGGTTTCGATGGCCCTTACTTGTAGGTGTGGCTATTCGAAATGGCTCGTTTAGTTTCTCGGGCTTACATCCTAACTTCTtagcaaatctcttagacataaaagaatgtgtagcaccgcagtcaaataacacataagcaggcaCTTGCTGAATAAATATGGTACCTGACACGACATCATTGGCATCTTCTGCCTCATCTTGAGTTATTGCAAAGACCCTGGCATTTGGTTTGTCCTCCTTTTGTTTACTAGGGCCTGCTCCTACGTTTGTCCCAGTTCCTCTGTTCTGCCCTGCTGGTCGGTTGGCGGCGGTAGGACACTCTGCAATTTTGTGCCCCAATTTCCCACATCCAAAGCATACGTCGCTGGCCCTTCGGCATTCCCCGGTGTGTTTGAAGCCACAAGTTGGGCATGGCTTGAGTCCTTGATAGTTAGTGGCGGGGGATTGCCCTGATGGAGGTCCACCTGACTGATTGGGCCTTTTGAACCTTGGTTTTCCCTAAGAGGGTTGGCCGCTAAGGGGTCGCTTGTTCCTGTTTTCCCCTTCTCTTCGACGAATGTCAGCTTCGGCTCGGATAGCCGCGCCCATCAGGTCTAAAAAGTTGGCAGGTTGGTAGACTGCTAGAGCTGATTGGATTCTGCTGTTCAACCCCTTCTTAAAGCGGTGCAATTTCAGAACTTCATCTGCCATGATTGTCGGAGCATATGATCCAAGGGCATTGAACTGGGAGGTGTACTCTACAACTGACATGTCTGGAGCTTGACTGAAATTTTCAAACTCACTTAGTTTCTGCAGTCTGACCTCGGCTGGATAGTACAGTTTCAGGAAAGCTTCTTTAAAACGTTGACACGTGATTGGCCCTGCAGCTGTCATGGCTGGCGAGATTGCTTCCCACCACTTGCCTACTTTATCCTCCAGGAAAGGCACCATCACGTCCACTTTCAGTGCATCGGGGACTTCCAACAGTCGCAGCTGAGTCTCCACGCTTTTCAGCCAGCTCTGGCTAATTTTGGGGTCTGCAGCGCCACCGAAAGTTGGACACTGTTCTTGCGCAGTGATTCATAATGGAACTTAACTTCGTGctgtggtggaggtggtggtggttgaTTGGCGTTTGGGTTCACTAACCCTTGCAGTGTTGTCGCCACGATCATGGCTATGGCCATCAGGTCTGCTTGGTTAAGACTGAACCCAGGTGGCGGTCCATTATCGCCTTTGTTGGCAATGTTGCTGTTAGCGTAGCGAGGGTTGCGGTTTTGTCTTGGAGGTCTACCGGTCATTTCCTACAATTTTAAACGTTTCTAAGAATTTGCGGAGCATAACGACATGATTGAGTAAATAAGTTATGCTGGAACAACTGAGATAAGTAAATGAATATAACtttattaaatttgaatatCGAGGAACAACTGAATGGAAACAAATAGTACTAAATGAAAACAAATCGTGctgaataacatagcaatatGGATAAAATAACTCCTAGTAATAAATCAAGGTCACTAAGAAAGCCTAGTCATCTATCTCTCCGTCGCCAACTGCTGCTATGGGCTCATCTATCTCTATCGGTTCCTCCTCTGGCTCTTCTTCTTGCAGTATCTCCACCATATGGGTGAGCTGGGCGTTTTCCTCCATGAGCTGCGCCACCTGTGCCTTAAGTCCCTGTATCTCCGCATCAGCTGCGTCCATCTCGTCATTCCAATGCTGCTGATACTGCAGATGATGCTGTTTCTTCTGCTTGATTTGGTCCTTCAGCGCTTCAACTTGCTGAGTCAGACGTTGATTCACATACGCAAGGCTGTTCACGGCCTCACCTGAATTTTCCAATCTCCTCTTACCTTTGGTATTCTGTTGTTTCTCTTCCTCCAGCTCCTTGCGATAACGCTCCATATCCTCTCGTAACTTTCCATGTTGAGACTTGCACTGCTCTATGACATCTCTTAGGTCCATGTTATCACCTCTAACTAGCTCACCCTGATAGATAGACTGGTTAAGGCGCACACGAATCTCCTCTTTCTCAGCGGCTAAAGTCTCGACCTCCCTCCTCCTCTCACTCAGTCTGGCTCTAAGTCTCTGAATCTGACGGGACTGATAGTGAAAGGCAAGCTCCTTCAAACGAATGGCAGCTTGGGCACGGGTGTGGGATCGCATGGGAGTAGAtggagccatttcctgaaatcaaaaaataaaaatgctcaGAATCGGAAAGAGACAGTATATAACAAGGGACAATatgcaatatatatgaaattttcgaaaattacataaatatatttttttccaaaaatggaaagtttggAATTAGACATATGGGTTCGAAGCatatgtcgagaggattccagAACAATCGACGGAATCGAATTCGAAATTTCCTATGGGAAGATATATGGTCTACATATATttcctaaaacggcaaaaacGACATTTCGGAGGCCTAAACGAAGGAATTTCGCGATTTCAGCCCCTACCTCATGACAAAGTCGTGAAAATCGCTCGTTGGGCAGTTTCGGAGGGGATAGCGTTGGCCGATTTTCAAAATCTCACCGAAAATTTTTCCCG
Protein-coding sequences here:
- the LOC142545240 gene encoding photosystem I reaction center subunit IV, chloroplastic; translated protein: MATCGMAAACGFVVAPNVTSNTTTPRPVMVSFYAKNNFNQSRLVARAAEGGLEPADAQPDPEPVAPAKEPKVEAKPAPVGPPRGSKVKILRKESYWFKGVGSVVAVDQDPKTRYPVVVRFNKVNYANVSTNNYALDEVELVP
- the LOC142510749 gene encoding uncharacterized protein LOC142510749, with product MVPFLEDKVGKWWEAISPAMTAAGPITCQRFKEAFLKLYYPAEVRLQKLSEFENFSQAPDMSVVEYTSQFNALGSYAPTIMADEVLKLHRFKKGLNSRIQSALAVYQPANFLDLMGAAIRAEADIRRREGENRNKRPLSGQPS